Sequence from the Methanosarcina siciliae T4/M genome:
CTGGACAAGGTCTTCAATGCTGTAAATGTCATGGTGAGGAGCTGGACTGATGGCGTCACTGCCCAGGGGGATCATACGGGTTTTGGAAACTTCCTCGTTTACCTTTTCTCCGGGGAGGTGTCCTCCTATACCCGGTTTTGCTCCCTGTCCTATCTTAATCTCAATGGCAGCACCTCTTTCCAGGTAGTCAATGTTAACCCCAAAGCGGCCTGAAGCGACCTGCACGATCATGTGATCCTGATAGGGGTAAAGCTCTTTGTGCAGCCCCCCTTCTCCGGTCCCCATGTAAGTCCCGGTTTCGGCTACGGCTCTTGCCATGCTGAGCTGGGAGTTAAGGCTGATGGCTCCGAAACTCATGTGCCCGATCATGACAGGGGTGTCGAGTTTCAGATTGGGGGCAAGCTTTGTTTCAAGCTCAACGTCTCCACTTTCGGTTTTTCTGAAGTTGAGTTTTGCCGGTTTCTTCCCGATATAAGTCCTGAGTTCCATTGGTTCTCTCAGAGGATCGATGCTCGGGTTTGTGACCTGGCAGGCGTCCAGAAGGAGCCGGTCGTAGATGATTGGCAGGTCTCTGGCGTTTCCCATCCCTGAAAGGATGATCTTTCCGCTGCGGGCCTGGTTAATTATATCTTCTCTGGCTTCTCTGGTCCAGAGGGGGTGAGAACGGTAGTCTACGGGCTTTTCCGTAAGGGTGATTGCGTCCCTCGGGCACATTGCAACACAGCGGAGGCAGGCTGTACATTTCCTGGACTCTATCAGGATCCTGTCGCCTTCTCTTCTGTATACGCCGTAGGAACAATTTTCAATGCAGCGTCCGCAGTCCATGCACTGGTCGCGGTCAATGCTGACTTTATATTTTGGGGGTACACTTCCGAGAGTCATTCGGTAAACCTCCCGATGATTGGTTCTCCTGCTCGGGGAGTGTAAACATTCTTAACTTCGGGATCAATGACCCTTATTGCTGCTTCTTCGCTGGAGATGTAAAGCTTGTTTTCATTTTCCCCAACGACAAGGGGACGCAGTT
This genomic interval carries:
- a CDS encoding glutamate synthase-related protein — encoded protein: MTLGSVPPKYKVSIDRDQCMDCGRCIENCSYGVYRREGDRILIESRKCTACLRCVAMCPRDAITLTEKPVDYRSHPLWTREAREDIINQARSGKIILSGMGNARDLPIIYDRLLLDACQVTNPSIDPLREPMELRTYIGKKPAKLNFRKTESGDVELETKLAPNLKLDTPVMIGHMSFGAISLNSQLSMARAVAETGTYMGTGEGGLHKELYPYQDHMIVQVASGRFGVNIDYLERGAAIEIKIGQGAKPGIGGHLPGEKVNEEVSKTRMIPLGSDAISPAPHHDIYSIEDLVQLVRSLKEATEWKKPVFVKIAAVHNVAPIAAGIARSSADAVVIDGFRGGTGAAPKVFRDHVGIPIEAAIASVDQKLREQGVRNEISIIASGGIRNSADLAKSIALGADAVYIGTAALVALGCRVCGNCYRNLCPWGIATQRPDLVSRLDPEAGAAQVSNLIHGWTLELSELMGAAGINSIESLRGNRDRLRGYMLDEGMLKILDVLPAGA